One window of Nicotiana tomentosiformis chromosome 11, ASM39032v3, whole genome shotgun sequence genomic DNA carries:
- the LOC138901707 gene encoding uncharacterized protein, protein MTQYEIRFADLARHAIWLVPTKRERIKRFIDDLNYGLRYSLAREAETGVGFDQIVEIARRLEQVRRLEREDWEGKMPNGSGCFSGTSYGGQSHRNRGHPYRPTQITHQVSRSPLASHGSYKTHPL, encoded by the coding sequence ATGACCCAATACGAGATAAGATTTGCAGATTTGGCACGCCATGccatatggttggttcccactaagagggagaggatcaagaggttcattgatgaccTCAACTATGGTCTACGTTACAGTTTGGCTCGAGAGGCCGAGACGGGTGTCGGGTTTGACCAAATAGTTGAGATTGCTAGGCGCTTGGAGCAGGTTCGCAGGCTCGAGCGTGAGGATTGGGAGGGCAAAATGCCCAATGGTTCAGGTTGTTTTAGTGGTACCTCATATGGAGGTCAGTCACATCGCAACAgaggtcatccttataggcccacACAGATTACTCATCAGGTTTCTCGTAGTCCattagctagccatggttcatacaaaaCCCATCCACTTTAG